Within the Bacillus solimangrovi genome, the region TTTTGATGAAATTGTTCTTCAAGCCATGAATCATCGCATGGTTGGAGGAAGAATATTATTTACAGATTCAACTCATCTAAAAGCGAATGCTAATAAGAATAAATATACAAAGAAGGAAGTGAACATCGAAACAGCTTCTTACGTAGACGAACTAAACCAAGCTATAGAAGAGGATCGTATTCGTCATGGAAAAAAGCCTCTAAAGAAAAAGGAGGAGGTGGAACAAACAAAAGAAATCAAAGTAAGTCATACAGACCCTGAAAGTGGGTATCTCTATCGAGAAAATAAACCTGAAGGTTTTTTCTATTTAGATCACCGTACAACAGATCTAAAATATAATATTATTACCGATGTTCATATCACACCTGGCAATGTACATGATTCAAAACCCTATTTAGCTCGATTAGATCGTCAGATTAATCAATTTGGTTTTTCTGTAGAAGCCGTTGGCTTAGATGCCGGTTATTTAACGAATCCTATTTGTCATGGATTACATCAACGACAAATCTTTGGGGTAATTGCTCATCGAAGATATCAAACAAGAAAAGGATTTATACCGAAATGGAAATTTAAATATGATATAGAACATGATCAGTACACATGTCCGGAAGGAAGTATGCTAGCGTATTCGACTACAGATCGCGAAGGTTACCGTCATTATAAATCTAACCCAACAG harbors:
- a CDS encoding IS1182 family transposase; this encodes MFHSNKDRQNELEFVTIEELVPQDHLLRKIDQYIDFSFIPEKVRPFYCKDNGRPSLDPLILFKMMFIGYFYGVRSERELERQVQTNIAYRWFLGLNLTDAVPHHSTISWNRRTRFKDTEIFQEVFDEIVLQAMNHRMVGGRILFTDSTHLKANANKNKYTKKEVNIETASYVDELNQAIEEDRIRHGKKPLKKKEEVEQTKEIKVSHTDPESGYLYRENKPEGFFYLDHRTTDLKYNIITDVHITPGNVHDSKPYLARLDRQINQFGFSVEAVGLDAGYLTNPICHGLHQRQIFGVIAHRRYQTRKGFIPKWKFKYDIEHDQYTCPEGSMLAYSTTDREGYRHYKSNPTVCSQCPLLEKCTQNQKHQKTITRHVWEEAKEKVRLNRLSNEGKWIYRMRREKVERSFADSKELHGLRYCRLRGRKNVQEQALLTAACQNMKKIALHLDRLN